One window from the genome of Haloarcula sp. CBA1127 encodes:
- a CDS encoding helix-turn-helix domain-containing protein codes for MSKAAGDPERAINGLLSIAQLLEEPRLARLYTFVLREREVIIDDIVAALEIPRTTAYSDMGTLVDLGVVTRDEEQKTHTYSAVPITLTADLDGDEYTVTPTLIEAVGRSPHDQDLNLLLERYGLGKLAAALTYAIPYTNGEMSERVAARELDLQQAFAITVLHALRDVVQDMQAVDPYFEDIRNARDQPPSSED; via the coding sequence ATGTCGAAAGCTGCCGGGGACCCAGAACGAGCTATCAATGGTCTCCTGTCGATTGCACAACTGCTGGAAGAGCCACGCTTGGCCCGGCTCTACACGTTCGTCCTTCGTGAGAGAGAAGTGATTATCGACGATATCGTCGCTGCATTAGAGATTCCCCGGACGACAGCGTACTCGGATATGGGGACGCTTGTTGACCTCGGTGTCGTGACCCGTGATGAAGAGCAGAAGACACACACGTATTCGGCGGTCCCGATCACGCTTACTGCAGATCTGGACGGTGACGAGTATACCGTCACTCCCACTCTCATCGAGGCCGTCGGTCGCTCACCACACGACCAGGATCTCAACCTCCTCCTGGAAAGATACGGGCTCGGTAAACTCGCGGCTGCGCTCACGTACGCCATCCCCTATACCAACGGTGAGATGTCTGAACGAGTCGCGGCTCGGGAGCTCGATCTGCAGCAGGCCTTCGCGATTACAGTCTTGCATGCGCTTCGAGATGTGGTTCAAGATATGCAAGCCGTTGATCCATACTTTGAGGATATCCGGAATGCTCGCGACCAACCACCGTCATCTGAGGACTGA
- a CDS encoding ParA family protein: MSNKPYRLAVSNQKGGVGKSTVALNIAGALGEQGQNVLLVDLDPQGYLTSGVGLDDEYTAPSPNLNDALKAPGEHAVGDLVIGHDEFDVLPANIDMFSLEQELVSGMRGRERLSMLLEDVTGYDFLVVDCPPSLGLLTDNALLACENVLIPAEAEDTSIRAVELLFKQIDSLEDNFGASIQEEALVVSNVDYPLDGEQRGMLEWFDDTFSDRIPVFEIRNRAAIKRAFNSGHSIFGHDEECDQADELLRIADYFIKEQP; the protein is encoded by the coding sequence ATGTCGAATAAACCGTATCGGTTGGCAGTCTCGAACCAGAAAGGCGGCGTCGGGAAGAGCACAGTTGCACTAAACATCGCAGGAGCGCTCGGCGAACAAGGTCAGAACGTGCTGCTGGTAGATCTTGACCCACAGGGCTACCTGACCAGCGGCGTTGGTCTGGATGACGAGTACACGGCCCCATCGCCGAATCTTAACGACGCGCTGAAAGCTCCGGGCGAACACGCTGTCGGCGATCTCGTGATAGGCCACGACGAGTTCGACGTGCTGCCGGCTAACATAGATATGTTCTCGCTAGAGCAGGAGCTCGTTAGCGGAATGCGTGGTCGCGAGCGTTTATCGATGCTGCTCGAAGATGTGACTGGCTACGATTTCCTCGTCGTCGATTGTCCGCCATCGCTAGGGCTCTTGACCGATAACGCGTTACTTGCGTGTGAGAACGTACTCATCCCCGCCGAGGCTGAGGACACGAGCATTCGCGCTGTCGAATTGCTGTTCAAGCAAATTGACTCTTTGGAGGACAACTTCGGTGCGTCGATCCAAGAAGAGGCCTTGGTCGTCAGCAACGTTGACTATCCGCTTGACGGTGAACAACGGGGGATGTTGGAGTGGTTTGACGACACGTTCAGCGACCGGATTCCGGTGTTCGAGATCCGGAACCGGGCCGCCATCAAGCGGGCGTTCAATTCCGGCCACAGTATCTTCGGCCACGACGAGGAGTGTGACCAAGCAGACGAACTGCTGCGGATTGCGGACTATTTCATTAAGGAGCAACCATGA